GTATGGCTCCAAACTTGCGGCTGGTAGTGATAGTGGATCCAATTCCATGCCAAATTGATATATTCCAGTTTTGAGCTAAGAATTTTGCTGAAAGGCAGTGAAATATTGGCAATAAATGTGTACTATTTTTATGATGACACTCCGTATAGCAGATCTATTCAATCAATAGCAATCAGGTCGGTTTTACCCAGCAAACAATTTGCAATTCGAATGAGCGAAACATCTTATCACTTTAAACTTTATTTAATAATGAGAGAATTGCGTGATCTTAAAATTGAAGATCAAGCTCGAATGACATCTACCTTATTCGCAGAAAAGTACACTCCAAATTCTTTttctgaaaaaaaaaaatatattaagaAAAAGTCAGATATTGTTCGGGTATCTCACCGTTCTTGTCCACTCGATAGCTACGCTTCTTGTAGATATAACACATCAGAAACGCAATGACAATGGACAAAACCACCGCAACGATCCCGATCGCAATGAACAGCCATTTCAATCGGTTTTTGCCGCTCATCTGGCCATAGGATTGCTCCCCCGTGCCCGATCCGTCTAGATGCTGGCACAGGTAACCGGCAGCCGGCTCGGCACCATCGAAGCAAGCGCACATTCCGGGAAACAGGCAGTACCCGTTGATGCACTCCATCTCGCAAATTGGGAGGCACAGAAGCCGTCCATCGTCCCCTTCGTCTCTGTGAAGCTTGTAGTTTGGCTCGCAAGTACACTGCTCCTCAATGCACGTCCCGTTCCAGCAGAACTTCTCGCACCAAAATAACAGATCGGGTATCGAGGAGGAAAGCTCTGAATCCGTGGATTCGTCGTACCAGCTAGTAGTCGAGGTGGCAGATCCAAGATAATCTGTGCTTCGGCCGTCAGCGAAATCATTCTTCTCAAGGACACACATTCCTGACGAGAACTCATAGACAGAACCATTCTCGCAATTACAAACATTGGGAGCGACGCAGGAGCCATTAAAACATCCATTTGGGCAATAGGGCTTGCAGGTGCCTTCTCTGATCCTGATGTAACCTTCGATACACGAGCACAGCCCAGGCGCCACGCAGAATCCGTTCTCACATCCGCCCTCGCAGATGGGAATACATTTTTTCTCACTCTCCTTTGCGTATCCTTCGATGCACGAACACTTTCCGGGAGACTCACAGAATCCGTTCTCACATCCGCCCTCGCAGATGGCAACACATCTCTTTGCACTCTCCTTTGCGTATCCTTCGTTGCAGGAACACCTTCCGGGAGACTCGCAGAATCCGCTCTCACATCCGTCCTCACAAATGGGAGCACATCTGTTCTCACTTTCTTTTGCGTATCCTTCGTTGCAGGAACACTTTCCGGGAGACTCGCAGAATCCGTTCTCACATCCGTCCTCACAAATGGGAGCACATCTGTTCTCACTTTCTTTTGCGTATCCTTCGTTGCAGGAACACTTTCCGGGAGACTCGCAGAATCCGTTCTCACATCCGCCCTCACAAATGGGAGCACATCTGTTCTCACTCTCCTTTGCGTATCCTTCGTTGCAAGAACACTTTCCGGGAGACTCGCAGAATCCGTTCTCACATCCGTCCTCACAAATGGGAGCACATCTGCTCCCACTTTCTTTTGCGTATCCTTCGTTGCAGGAACACTTTTCGGGAGACTCGCAGAATCCGTTCTCACATCCATCCTCACAAATAGGAGCACATCTGTTCTCACTCTCCTTTCCGTATCCTTCGTTGCAAGAACACTTTCCGGGAGACTCGCAGAATCCGTTCTCACATCCGTCCTCACAAATGGGAGCACATCTGTTCTCACTCTCTTTTGCGTATCCTTCGTTGCAAGAACACTTTCCGGGAGACTCGCAGAATCCGTTCTCACACCCGCCTTCGCAAATGGGAGCACATCTGTTCTCACTCTCTTTTGCGTATCCTTCGTTGCAAGAACATCTTCCTGGAGACTCGCAGAATCCATTCTCACATCCGTCCTCACAAATGGGAGCACATCTGCTCTCACTTTTTTTTGCGTATCCTTCTTTACAGGAACACATTCCGGGAGACTCGCAGAATCCGTTCTCACATCCATCCTCACAAATAGGAGCACATCTGATCTCACTCTCCTTTGTGTATCCTTCGTGGCAGGAACACTTTCCGGGAGACTCGCAGATTCCGTTCTCACACCCGCCTTCGCAAATGGGAGCACATCTGTTCTCACTCTCTTTTGCGTATCCTTCGTTGCAAGAACATCTTCCTGGAGACTCGCAGAATCCATTCTCACATCCGTCCTCACAAATAGGAGCACATCTGTTCTCACTCTCCTTTGTGTATCCTTCGTTGCAGGAACACTTTTCGGGAGACTCGCAGAATCCGTTCTCACACCCGCCTTCGCAAATGGGAGCACATCTGTTCTCACTCTCTTTTGCGTATCCTTCGTTGCAAGAACATCTTCCTGGAGACTCGCAGAATCCGTTCTCACATCCATCCTCACAAATAGGAGCACATCTGTTCTCACTCTCCTTTCCGTATCCTTCGTTGCAAGAACACTTTCCGGGAGACTCGCAGAATCCATTCTCACATCCGTCCTCACAAATGGGAGCACATCTGCTCTCACTTTCTTTTGCGTATCCTTCTTTACAGGAACACATTCCGGGAGACTCGCAGAATCCGTTCTCACATCCATCCTCACAAATAGGAGCACATCTGTTCGCACTCTCCTTTGTGTATCCTTCGTGGCAGGAACACTTTCCGGGAGACTCGCAGAATCCGTTCTCACATCCGCCCTTACAAATGGGAGCACATCTGTTCTCACTCTCCTTTGCGTATCCTTCGTTGCAGGAACACTTTCCGTGAGACTCGCAGAATCCGTTCTCACACCCGCCTTCGCAAATGGGAGCACATCTGTTCTCACTCTCTTTTGCGTATCCTTCGTTGCAAGAACATCTTCCTGGAGACTCGCAGAATCCATTCTCACATCCGTCCTCACAAATGGGAGCACATCTGGTCTCACTTTCTTTTGCGTATCCTTCGTTGCAGGAACACTTTTCGGGAGACTCGCAGAATCCGTTCTCACATCCATCCTCACAAATAGGAGCACATCTGTTCTCACTCTCCTTTGTGTATCCTTCGTGGCAGGAACACTTTCCGGGAGACTCGCAGAATCCGTTCTTACACCCGCCTTCGCAAATGGGAGCACATCTGTTCTCACTCTCTTTTGCGTATCCTTCGTTGCAAGAACATCTTCCTGGAGACTCGCAGAATCCATTCTCACATCCGTCCTCACAAATGGGACCACATCTGCTCTCACTTTCTTTTGCGTATCCTTCGTTGCAGGAACACTTTTCGGGAGACTCGCAGAATCCGTTCTCACATCCATCCTCACAAATAGGAACACATCTGTTCTCACTCTCCTTTCCGTATCCTTCGTTGCAAGAACACTTTCCGGGAGACTCGCAGAATCCGTTCTCACATCCGTCCTCACAAATGGGAGCACATCTGCTCTCACTTTCTTTTGCGTATCCTTCTTTACAGGAACACTTTCCGGGAGACTCGCAGAATCCGTTCTCACATCCATCCTCACAAATAGGAGCACATCTGTTCTCACTCTCCTTTGTGTATCCTTCGTGGCAGGAACACTTTCCGGGAGACTCGCAGAGTCCGTTCTCACATCCGCCCTCGCAGATGGGAACACATCTGTTCTCACTCTCCTTTGCGTATCCTTCGTGGCAGGAACACTTTCCGGGAGACTCGCAGAATCCGTTCTCACATCCGGCCTCGCAGATGGGAACACATCTGTTCTCACTCTCCTTCCCGTATCCTTTGTTGCAGGTACACGTTCCGGGAGACTCGCAAAGGCCATTTTCACATCCTCCCTCACAAACTGGCGCACAGGTGCTACCCTGCTTCATATAGCCCTGGTTGCACGTGCAGAGATCTGGCGCTTCACAGAATCCGTTCAGGCACCCTCCGCTGCAGACGGGTAGGCAGATCGACTTGCTGATGGGGGAGTAACCTTTGTGGCACTCACAGACGTCCGGCGCCGTGCAGTTGCCATTCATGCAATCGTAATCGCAGATGGGCACGCAATTCCTATCGGGTCCCTTCTGGTAGTTCTTCTTGCACTCGCATACATCGGGTGCGCGACAAACCCCGTTATCGCAGCCCATGCTGCATACTGGTCGACACATAAACGACTTAGATTCTTTGTCCAGCAAGTAGCCTTTCTTGCACTCGCAGTGATTAGGGGCCGCACAGACACCGTTGCCCGAGGCACAGTTCTGATCGCAGATGGGATGGCATGTCTGGCTGGTGGCGTTCAGCGAGTAGCCTCCGTTGCAGTTGCACTTGTTGGGCAGTACGCAGCTGCCGTTGGGACAGCCGCTGGGGCAGTGAGGCAGACAGTTGCCGCTGGCGGTGTCCAGAATGTGGTCCTTGGAGCAGACGCACCGTCCGGGAGACTGGCATGTGCCCTTGCTGCAGCCACCCTTGCAGGCCGGAATACAACTGTGATGGGATGGGAAAATCCAATCAGATCTTAAGTATATAATATATGGAGCTTCCTACCGATTAGAGGGGACATTGTTAAAGTTTTTGTATCCACTGTTGCAGGTGCAAACATTTGGTTTGGAGCACGTGCCACTCCCACAGTTCCGCTGGCAGGTGGCCACACATCTAATCTTTGGCCCCTTTCCCAATCGTCGGTATCCCCTGCAGCAGGTTTGTATTTTCCTTTCCTATAAAAAGACTCTATTACTGGATGTGGAAAGAGACTCCACTGATCAGCTTACCACACGCTTTCCATTCACACTGCTAAACCGCTTCACCTCGCAGATCTGGGCCTCTAAGAATCCGATAAGTAGagaaaatatcaaaatttTACCAATCAACATGATTGCTCAAGAAATATCCAACAACTGACTCTGATCCATTTAGAAATGTGACTAAAGAGGCCTTAGCAAAAATCAGAAAATACTCATAAGTTTGCAAACGCTTCTTGGTTCCCATATATACACATAAGCGAGTACATACATTTGTATGTATATAGAGCATCCGTTTTAATGAGACTTATCACCAAGGCAGGCGAATGTCGCAATGTCTCGGCATTATAATGAAACATTGTTCCCTCAGAAGAGGTCTACCAAGCTCATTTGGTGCGTGCAATTGGCAAGGGTGGGGAGAGGTCTTCCCGGCTTATCTCAGAGAGCGTGCGCTCCCCTCGCCGAGCGCCAAATAAATGCAATCTCAGGGCATAGAAAAGAGTTCTATACAATGGGAATATACAATATAACGAATTAAACATGCTCTAAAGAAATTAAATGGAACAGAAAATAGAGTATAATGATGATTTATCTACAATAAACTCAGAAAAAGTCAAAATCATATTTCCATAGAACGTAATAGATATACATAAGGCTTACGACTCACTTTGCTTTTAGATTCGTATCAATATAATTTTCATAGAAATTAAAATAATGAAGAATTAGCAAGCTAAAGTATTCCCTTTTAAATAGAGTAAAAGAAACCCACTCTCTCATTTGCataaataaatggaaaatataaAGTCCAATGCAACTATTATTTTCATTACAAGGCCATTACATCATCGTCGAGTGCGATAATTAAAACTGGACTCTACTGTAGTTTAGTCAAAAGATGATATTAATTTTGGCGGGAGTCACACATTGGATATCTGCAAGGGCAGAGGGGCAGACAGTTGACGCTGGCGGTATGGGGGGGGGCAGCTTGAAGCAGAGGAAGATTAAGAAGCCACAACCTCCGGTCAAATACAAAATATTCCGCCGAACTAGATTAACAGAAATCCACTCTCTCATATGCAAAAATaacataaaataaaaataatctaGTGATAATATTTACATCATAAACTGCACTCCATATATCCACTGTAGCTTAGTCCAATGATGGAAATACTTTTGGCATTAGTAACGTTGGTAATTTTCTCAAAATGAGCATCCAGATCATTTGCGGACTCAGATGTCAGAGGAGAGGCGAGGCTTTGGccatttaatgtttttattatGGTCGTTAAAATTCAAGTATTTTTTACTTCTCTACCTGACTTAAGCAATTACGTTTACCTAGGTCCGAACCGAGTGATATTGCACTTTCAGTCGACGTATTTTCCAGCTTCTAGTACGAGTTCAAGTAGATATTAAATTAGCTTACCGGTTCGTTCGGTGTTCGGTGTTCGGTGGCAAGGTGAAGTCGCTACAGCttcccagcaacaacaatgacTACAACGGTTGCTGCAAGTACTCGTATAATATAAATATGGAATACATTTAAGTAAACGTAGTAAATGAAAATGCCTCGATTCTGGTATTACCCAGGCATCACATCACACTCAATTCATCAATTGCACTCGAGTCGTCGGGAGGTGGCCAGGCCCCACATGCACATCGGATATATATAGGCCAGATAAAAGCCAGCTCCGCTGCGAGTTATCTCTCATTCGCCAACTGCGACTAACTCGATTAGGCGGTGACTTTAACTGTGATACTGACAGTGACAACTTTTCACAATGTACATAATTGAGTTACTGCTGTGCGCGGGCATGTTGATGACGCTTCTCGACGGCATCGAGTGCGTCGAATTCTATACGGAAAAGCGTAAGTGCATcgttaatgtgtgtgtgtgtgtgtgtgtgagggtGTGACAAAGGTTAACTCTTGTCGGAAAATTACCTCAAATCATGTTGCACCTTGTCTAATGCGGAAACTGTTTATATTACAGCCTCTTACCTTGAATCGTGTCGGATCTATGAGCCCGAGTTCACCAACTGCTCAACACGTTCGATTCAGAAATTCATGAATCAGGTAATCAAAGGTGAGGCTACAGCTTATCAAAACTTTCCTCGCTAATGGAAATGTTTCATTCGAAAGGTATACCCGAGATAGATGAATCTTTTGGACCCATTGACCCCATGAAACAGGATCAGCTGGTGTTCAAGCAGGACAACAGCGATATTGCCACCATTTCGGCCAATCTCACGGAGATGCTGATACGCGGCTTTGGCAAGATGGTGATCAAGGAGAGCAAGTGAGTATCGATTGCATTGCCTTGCACTTGGCAACAGTGTTCGCATATCGAGAGCGAACAAAAGCTGTTTCGTAGAGGTTTTTGGTGTGGAACATTGGATTGATTTGAATCTTATTCAAGGGTCAGCAAAAAGGACTTTAGCTGGCTGACAAAGATCTACTTGCCAACAATGCGCTTGGATTGCAAATATAAAATGATCGGACGCATTCTGCTAGTGCCCCTCCGAGGAGGTGGCAACATGTCCATGGAAATAGgtaaatatatatctgtataATGGTAAATCAGTCACAGTTAAACAAATGAGCCTTACTGATATGTAGATGACCTTAACATACTGATGAGCACCAAGACACACCTCTACGAGAAGGGCGGTTACACCTTCTACAACGTGACATCGGTGCGGGTGAGCCTGAAGGTCGGAAAGGTGAAGACCAATATGGAGAATCTGTTCAATGGCCACAGCAAGGAGGTGGAGCGCGGCACCAATCAGTTCTTCAACGACAATTGGCGGGATCTGTTCGAGGCATTGCGTCCTCTGGTCGCCGAGACTGTGGAGCGGACGCTGCTAAAGCTGCTGCAGAAGGTGTTCAATCTGATACCCGCCAACTTTTTCGTGGAGGATATACCCAACTCCCTGGCCCTGTACGGCCGAAAGACGGAAATGATCGCGTAGGAAGAAGAGTGTTTGTTTAATTTATACCCTGGATGGTGTTCCAGCTGCTTACGGCTAACTGTTAGTGTAAAGTACGAGTAATAAATGCTAATCTTAGAAGGTAACCTAAACATGGCATGGCACAGTGCTCCTGCTACATCCGGCCACAGTTCGAGTTCAGTAGAACCAGTCGTACTTGAGATAGTCGCCCTCGTGCTTTAGGGCCGCAATCGAGGTGTGCCGCACGTGTCCGGTGCGTGCAAAGATTCGTCGATTTCCCACCGGCTGCAGGGTTCGGAAGTTGTCCACCAGCGCCCCATCTTGCGTGTCCGACAGCTGACGGAAGCGAGAGATCTGCTTCGGGGAGATGGGAATGGGATCGGAGTACAGGATCCAGGTGACGGCCTCCGAGCAGGGAGGCGTTGTCAAGGAACCTAAAATGAAACCAGAGACAGCCAGGGATTAATAGAGACGTGTCATCTTGGATAAACATCTGTTGTTATTGACATCGATTCGCTGTCATCTAATCAGTGGGCATTCAATTCCACTTAGAGCCTCGCCTGAATGCTAATTGGGTGCGCACATAGATGCTTAATAGTAGATGCCCCCACCCCCTTGGATACGTACCCTTGTAGGTGTAGAACTTGTCCACGTCGACGCCGGCTATCAGGGATGACAGGGAGAAGGTGACATTGAGGGTGGCCTCCTGGTTGGCGTCGGCTATCAAATGCAGATGACGATTAATGGTCACCAAACCCTGACCCTCGTCCTCGTCGAGCTGTGGGGATTCGGGTAGATTGACGTAATGGGTTAACAAATCATTCGCGTTGTTGTTCCCCTCTCAAATCTGTACTCACATTGAAGAAGAATCCGAGAACGGCAGCGCCATCAGGATGATTGAGAGCCTCCCCGATAGTCGCGTACTTCTTGTTGCGATGCACAATGTGCATCTCCATGGTGTAGCGGATGTCGTTGATGACATGCTCGGAGCCCCGGTTGTTCTTGTCGCCCCAGTGGAAGTGCAGGCCCTCCACCTCGTATTCGCCGGACAGCTTCGCCCCCCGAATGTAGGGCAGGAAGTCCTCCTCCGCGTTGCTCGCATTGACCTTGGGTATACCGATGGAGACTGCAAGAGCATGGGCCCATCAATCAACAGTCACTGGGCAAACgtctatctctctctcactcgctCTCCACTTACCCGTGTGTCCGTTGTTGACCATTTTCAGGGGATACGGCAGAAGGTTGTGGTAGCCAATCATATCCACGGCAGGCATATGTACGGGTATGGTCTGCAAAAGGGATAATTACGGCCGATTAGTTGTCTTCTTTAGTGGGCTTACGAGGTAATTAGGCGGCCTCTTACCCGGCTCGTGGTGATGGCAATGGGCGACTGTGTCTTGCCGGCACAGTGGCCATGGTGGCGGGCCCAGCGTCGTTGGTTGGGCTCCGAGTAGCCAAACACATGACTGCTGACAGCTGGAAAGGACATCGGTAAAGGGTTTGGTTAGCAAGATGATCCTTAATGAGACAAAGCCTGTTCCCCCTTGGAATGGTCACCGATTAAAGTGTTTTCCCCATTTGCAGACACCTCGTCATCGTATTGAACGATCACGTGCCGAGTGTCTTTCACCCCACACCCATTTCGACCTTCTCGCGGATCCTATCTCTGACATGTAGGAGCACTTGTGAATTACGGCATAATAGATGGCACAGCAAACAAATATGAAATGTTTTTCTGCGGCAGTCaatggacggacagacagacagacaagtGGCTAAATCTATGGgaaaacaacacacagaagGCACAAAGAGCATGAGCCCCAAGGGCACGTTCTGGCCGACAAATTAGATATCGCAGTGTTGATTTAGATATATGTAGTATTGTACGATAGATAATAATGAGCGCAAATAATTTTCATTAATTTTCACAGCTAGCGAACGAAAGTTACGCGAACAATTCCATGAAATGTTCCGCTAAGGCGAAAGGAAATACTTGTTTAAAGGCTAATTTGCATGTGATTGGTGATAATTTCTGTTTGAAAAGCTTCGATCAAAATTAACATATCATATGACACTGTTTTCCATTGTGCGGCGATGgggaaagagacagagagagagagggagagagtgtCTGCagaacgttttggtgttgctGTTTGTGGAAATACGAGTCCCAGTTTGATAAATTAGTTTAATTAGTTGgtttatttattataatattatgaatattatttatttgtgGCGTGCTTATCAAATTGGTTGGGTAATCAATTAATTCAATTTATTCTCCTGTCATCTATGACCATTAGATATTATGTCATCCACCAAGTACATATACcatttaatttcattattttgtGACAAGTGTGTTGTAAACAAATTTCGCCAATAGAtagatactcgtactcgtagatAAAATAGATTGTGGAGTTCGTACGCTCGtataatcaaattaaagattaCTTTTAAGGATCCTAGAGATCTTCCGATTATAATCAATCAAATGTTATCTACATACAAAGATACCATTTACATGTTACGCAAGTTCCCATAATAGAACAATCTAAGCATTTGGCCGCACCATGTATGACTATGCTATCTATCAAAATCAATGGGTTGCCATAAAATGTACTAATTGACAGTTTCAAGTGTAATAAATACCATTCAACTGCTCGAAATTAGATTCGTGGAGTGCGTACTTATGACTGTTAATGCCGAGATCCCTCCCGCGAATGACAGGGGGAACCCGCCGAATCAGCCAACGTATATACTCGTAATAGATACGAGCATGAGGTGTCACACATCTGGCAATAATTAAACGACGAAAGTTCAACGGAATAGATATCGATTTATGGTCGCTATTTCTGTACTATCGTACAAAAACAATATGAATCACATTACATTACACATTAGAAATTTAACTTTAAGTCCGTATCCTTGAACTTAATAATTACCTTGAGACCAGCAGATCACCAAGAACGAAGCTTCGAATATTATAGCCAATTTCATGGTTGAGTTGATTATTGTTATTTAGATGTATCTATTGTTTAATGAGAACTGAGCTCCTTTTAAGCGATTGTAGCACCTTACGATCGGGTGACAGATTCTAAACTGCGCGGACGTTCCGTTTGCGAGGCACCTTCACAACTTCCTCAGCAGGCAGTCAACGAACTACTTGAAAATTCGAAAGCTGAAATCCCCGCCCGAAGCGCGTGCACcgcacacagatacactcgcacacacacacacacatggacaTCGAGGCGCACGAACAGCCGCCGCCGACGACGATCGATCGAccgatggatggatggagtACTCTGCTGCCTGTGTAACTCTGTTGGGGATCGGAGAAATGGGAAGGTGCAATAGAATGAACAAAAATCGAAATTGATGCACCACACTGCGTATACTTGACGTGGCAAGAGCCGCCTGCCGATAGAGCCTCCCGGGCAAAGGCCACAGACCGAATCGATCCCACGGgcgtgcgagtgcgagtgtaATTGTCAAAATCAAACGGAAAAATTCGTCATAATTCGCACCTAATGCCAATGGCAAACACCAGAGTGGTAACTGCTTTCGATCAtttttgataatattttgtttTGCATACAATTTTactgatttatttatttgcataaGGCCAAAACGGGGCTGGAACGGGGGTGTTCTTGGTGGTAGCCGTTACTAAGCCAACAAGTCGCGACAACGTCATGCCGAAAGCCGCTAATTGAACGCGGGGTCTTCAGAGCCCACCGAACATCCGTCGCCAGCAATCGGGGCAAAACAGAACAAATTCATTGAGCGTTTTTCGCACGTTTTACAGTTTTTACGCTCGAAAAACTCTAGTTTTTTGTGTGAGCGAGCGATCTGTAACGTCGCATTTACACTTGTATAGGAAGTTCGTGATCTACATGAGAATGTGGGAATCGTAAATGGCATATAGAACAAACTGATAGCTATTTATATCTTTATGATAGGCTATGCACAGCCACGCGAAGTCAAGTAGTTGGAATTGATCGATATGTCTGGGAATTTGAATGCCAAGGCTTACAGCGGACTTCCATTGGAGTGGGCCATATTGCTGAATTTGGGGTTCTTCCCAGGAGAAGTCTGACACTCAACCAGTCCAATTAAAATCGTTTAATCTCGTATTGCCATTAATTTTGGTTACCAGTTCTAGTCGGTCCGTTCAGCTTGGCTTTCCGCTGGTCCATTTAATTGGTTGAACACGATTCTGATTGTTTAGAGCCtcgcatcatcatcattgccCAAAAAGGTGTCAATCTTTGATGTTCGGCCAGCAAACAATCGTGTGATTATCACATGAGCAGCTTGGACAAAGGACTGCCCCATCATTATCCCACATCGATGGGCTTCTTCCACCCAGGCCAATTGATAATTCAAACTGCTGACAAAACACTGATCTACAGATAAACCACCTCATTATTTGCTAGATTACGCCTTCGAATCGATCAACTAAGTCAACTGCCACTCGGCAAATATGTAGGTAAATATGAATACGAGTGGTGGAATAATTAATCAAATATGTTTTTCCTTTTGTGTGGCGGCACAGCACTCACGTGCCTGCAATTAGCAACTTTTAAGTAAACTGTTGTTTATCAGCCACCGGGACTTGTGACTAGAACTAGACTAGCGATAGTCGTTTAACCAAGTAGTTACTCTCCAAGCATCATTGTGTATTCACAGAACGTACCAATAACTCAATTATTAAGCTATCATCAGAATCCAATTCAAATTGACGCGATTTTATGACCGATCTGTCTGGTAATAAGTAAATTCCCGATCCCATGCATATGCTTAAAAAACCATTAAAAGGGGCGCTTAAATCTGGCGCATACAAATTAGGCCAGCGAAACAGGCGGACGGGCACACATCGGCGTGTTCTCTCCACCTACTAGTTATGCATAGATTCGGCGCACCTGCGGGACGCGACGCCGTGCCAGGCATCCTCAATACGCGCTACAGTTTTATCAATTAAAAACACCTACATATATAGACGCGAACGCGGGGTCTGGTGCTCCGTATGGAATACTCTATCGGTAGCCAGATATAAGTAGTGCTGGCGTCATGCTGCCCGCCGCCCACGGACATGTCCGAAATGTCAGAGGGGAGTTTATTTTTGGCCAGAAATCGCATTCCCTGTCCACACGGGGGCTTAAAAATAGAAAACGTTCCAGGTAAAC
This region of Drosophila miranda strain MSH22 chromosome 2, D.miranda_PacBio2.1, whole genome shotgun sequence genomic DNA includes:
- the LOC108157503 gene encoding fibrillin-2, with the translated sequence MLIGKILIFSLLIGFLEAQICEVKRFSSVNGKRVERKIQTCCRGYRRLGKGPKIRCVATCQRNCGSGTCSKPNVCTCNSGYKNFNNVPSNRCIPACKGGCSKGTCQSPGRCVCSKDHILDTASGNCLPHCPSGCPNGSCVLPNKCNCNGGYSLNATSQTCHPICDQNCASGNGVCAAPNHCECKKGYLLDKESKSFMCRPVCSMGCDNGVCRAPDVCECKKNYQKGPDRNCVPICDYDCMNGNCTAPDVCECHKGYSPISKSICLPVCSGGCLNGFCEAPDLCTCNQGYMKQGSTCAPVCEGGCENGLCESPGTCTCNKGYGKESENRCVPICEAGCENGFCESPGKCSCHEGYAKESENRCVPICEGGCENGLCESPGKCSCHEGYTKESENRCAPICEDGCENGFCESPGKCSCKEGYAKESESRCAPICEDGCENGFCESPGKCSCNEGYGKESENRCVPICEDGCENGFCESPEKCSCNEGYAKESESRCGPICEDGCENGFCESPGRCSCNEGYAKESENRCAPICEGGCKNGFCESPGKCSCHEGYTKESENRCAPICEDGCENGFCESPEKCSCNEGYAKESETRCAPICEDGCENGFCESPGRCSCNEGYAKESENRCAPICEGGCENGFCESHGKCSCNEGYAKESENRCAPICKGGCENGFCESPGKCSCHEGYTKESANRCAPICEDGCENGFCESPGMCSCKEGYAKESESRCAPICEDGCENGFCESPGKCSCNEGYGKESENRCAPICEDGCENGFCESPGRCSCNEGYAKESENRCAPICEGGCENGFCESPEKCSCNEGYTKESENRCAPICEDGCENGFCESPGRCSCNEGYAKESENRCAPICEGGCENGICESPGKCSCHEGYTKESEIRCAPICEDGCENGFCESPGMCSCKEGYAKKSESRCAPICEDGCENGFCESPGRCSCNEGYAKESENRCAPICEGGCENGFCESPGKCSCNEGYAKESENRCAPICEDGCENGFCESPGKCSCNEGYGKESENRCAPICEDGCENGFCESPEKCSCNEGYAKESGSRCAPICEDGCENGFCESPGKCSCNEGYAKESENRCAPICEGGCENGFCESPGKCSCNEGYAKESENRCAPICEDGCENGFCESPGKCSCNEGYAKESENRCAPICEDGCESGFCESPGRCSCNEGYAKESAKRCVAICEGGCENGFCESPGKCSCIEGYAKESEKKCIPICEGGCENGFCVAPGLCSCIEGYIRIREGTCKPYCPNGCFNGSCVAPNVCNCENGSVYEFSSGMCVLEKNDFADGRSTDYLGSATSTTSWYDESTDSELSSSIPDLLFWCEKFCWNGTCIEEQCTCEPNYKLHRDEGDDGRLLCLPICEMECINGYCLFPGMCACFDGAEPAAGYLCQHLDGSGTGEQSYGQMSGKNRLKWLFIAIGIVAVVLSIVIAFLMCYIYKKRSYRVDKNEKEFGVYFSANKVDVIRA
- the LOC108157629 gene encoding uncharacterized protein LOC108157629, translating into MYIIELLLCAGMLMTLLDGIECVEFYTEKPSYLESCRIYEPEFTNCSTRSIQKFMNQVIKGIPEIDESFGPIDPMKQDQLVFKQDNSDIATISANLTEMLIRGFGKMVIKESKVSKKDFSWLTKIYLPTMRLDCKYKMIGRILLVPLRGGGNMSMEIDDLNILMSTKTHLYEKGGYTFYNVTSVRVSLKVGKVKTNMENLFNGHSKEVERGTNQFFNDNWRDLFEALRPLVAETVERTLLKLLQKVFNLIPANFFVEDIPNSLALYGRKTEMIA
- the LOC108157628 gene encoding carbonic anhydrase 2 isoform X1; this translates as MKLAIIFEASFLVICWSQAVSSHVFGYSEPNQRRWARHHGHCAGKTQSPIAITTSRTIPVHMPAVDMIGYHNLLPYPLKMVNNGHTVSIGIPKVNASNAEEDFLPYIRGAKLSGEYEVEGLHFHWGDKNNRGSEHVINDIRYTMEMHIVHRNKKYATIGEALNHPDGAAVLGFFFNLDEDEGQGLVTINRHLHLIADANQEATLNVTFSLSSLIAGVDVDKFYTYKGSLTTPPCSEAVTWILYSDPIPISPKQISRFRQLSDTQDGALVDNFRTLQPVGNRRIFARTGHVRHTSIAALKHEGDYLKYDWFY
- the LOC108157628 gene encoding carbonic anhydrase 2 isoform X2, which translates into the protein MDQRKAKLNGPTRTAVSSHVFGYSEPNQRRWARHHGHCAGKTQSPIAITTSRTIPVHMPAVDMIGYHNLLPYPLKMVNNGHTVSIGIPKVNASNAEEDFLPYIRGAKLSGEYEVEGLHFHWGDKNNRGSEHVINDIRYTMEMHIVHRNKKYATIGEALNHPDGAAVLGFFFNLDEDEGQGLVTINRHLHLIADANQEATLNVTFSLSSLIAGVDVDKFYTYKGSLTTPPCSEAVTWILYSDPIPISPKQISRFRQLSDTQDGALVDNFRTLQPVGNRRIFARTGHVRHTSIAALKHEGDYLKYDWFY